CTACCCTTAACACCACGCAATGTTTCGATGATCAGGTGGATATTCTTTTCCGTTGCTATTCGGACCACATTCACCAGATGTGCTTCACCAGCGACCTTGATCCTCATTGGAATGCCGTTATCGGACACCTTTCTTGGTAGGTTCGAAACCAAATGGATCTTGCTTGAGCGCCCTATTTGTTTACGGATGCTTTCTGTTTCCTCATCGCTCGTTGCCTGGAATTCTACCCCGCTGTATAAGCCAAGGGTACGCGCAATGAACAGGAATGCTTGTTTCTTCAATGCGCCTTGACCGACAGGCCCTGGCAGGAGCATGCCTCTGGCCACTACTATGCGGCGCCGTTTGCTTCCTCGCGTCAGCCACAAAGGCAAGATGGAATACCAAAATGAGAAGATACCGTTCACATAGATCGCATCCCACTTTTGTTCCGTAAGTAGCCGTTGCCAAACCTTGCTGCTCGTCTCTTTTTTGGAAGCATACAATACCCGCTCTCCTGTAGGCAGATCTGTCCACTGGTCGGGAACAATTCCTGGATATGGTTGGGTGTTTGTATAATCGGTATCGGCTGTTACAATGTGGAAGTGGCATTGATCCCCCAAGTGATCCACCATGTTGATCATGGAACGCACGGGACCACCACCGCGATAGCCAGGCTTATACCAATCCACGAAAACAAGAACGTTAAGCGTATCCATTTCCCATCAATTCAGCAGCCACCTTTGCCCATTGCGTTGGCCCCCACGTATCGCCTAGTTCTTTGCTCTTGGATCCCATCGCAGCCAGTTCAGCATCTGTAGAATCGATGAACGTGAGCATGGCATTCTTCAATTCGACCTTGTTATCCGCAGCAAATGAAGATCCATTCTGCCCAATTTGAAGGAAGCGTTCCGCAGCACGTATTTCACTGCTAAGAGCAAGCGGAAAACCAGCGCAGGCATGTTCCTGTACAACAACGCCCCAAGGCTCATACGTACTTGGGAGAATGAACACTCCACATTGTCTCAGTACCTCGGGCATGGCTTCCGGTTGAACGAATCCCATGTGCCGGATCTTGGGATTCTTGCCTGTCGGAGAGTTGGATACTTGATCGAACAATTCCCCGGTCCCCGTGAACCAGAGTTCCCAATCCTTTGTCCTGCCTTCCTCCGTAAGTTCAGCGAATGCATCACAAAGCAATTGGTGCTTTTTGATGGCAATGTAACGGGCCACGCAGATAAAGCGGTGAGGCCATTTCTCGGTCCTTTCCTTTAAAAGCTGATCACCTAACGCGAGGAAACGTTCGGTATCAGCAGCATAGAAACCTGTTCGGATAT
This genomic window from Flavobacteriales bacterium contains:
- a CDS encoding glycosyltransferase encodes the protein MDTLNVLVFVDWYKPGYRGGGPVRSMINMVDHLGDQCHFHIVTADTDYTNTQPYPGIVPDQWTDLPTGERVLYASKKETSSKVWQRLLTEQKWDAIYVNGIFSFWYSILPLWLTRGSKRRRIVVARGMLLPGPVGQGALKKQAFLFIARTLGLYSGVEFQATSDEETESIRKQIGRSSKIHLVSNLPRKVSDNGIPMRIKVAGEAHLVNVVRIATEKNIHLIIETLRGVKGRVVFNLYGPVYHAEYWAQCEAAIKTLPQNITFNYNGPIASEQVLGILSGQHHALFMPNEGDNYGHTMVEAMTTGLPLLLANTSPWRDLQAKHAGWDIPLDQPVQFTQAMQTLVDMDQAGFDHLCKGAYAMGMAQVQDPTTKVGMMKMLRG
- a CDS encoding glycosyltransferase family 4 protein, which codes for MALPLTSNPTGAPRKVLVLYTELAPYVLGCLQTLANDHNTQVHIVHWPVNSEAPFQLKYGHGLHHYERAELGADELVSLALKLKPDLVLCSGWIDKGYLKVCRRLRKKGTVTVMCSDTAWRGDAKQIAASVAGRILFPSIFSHAWVTGEGQKRYALNLGFAEQNIRTGFYAADTERFLALGDQLLKERTEKWPHRFICVARYIAIKKHQLLCDAFAELTEEGRTKDWELWFTGTGELFDQVSNSPTGKNPKIRHMGFVQPEAMPEVLRQCGVFILPSTYEPWGVVVQEHACAGFPLALSSEIRAAERFLQIGQNGSSFAADNKVELKNAMLTFIDSTDAELAAMGSKSKELGDTWGPTQWAKVAAELMGNGYA